In Peromyscus maniculatus bairdii isolate BWxNUB_F1_BW_parent chromosome 9, HU_Pman_BW_mat_3.1, whole genome shotgun sequence, one genomic interval encodes:
- the LOC102929058 gene encoding kelch repeat and BTB domain-containing protein 7, translating into MQSREDAPRSRRLASPRGGRRPKRVSKPSVSAFFTGPEELKDAAHSAALLAQLKSFYDARLLCDVTIEVVTPGSGPGTGRLFSCNRNVLAAACPYFKSMFTGGMYESQQASVTIHDVDAESFEVLVDYCYTGRVALSEANVQRLYAASDMLQLEYVREACASFLARRLDLANCTAILKFADAFDHHQLRAQAQAFIAHNFKQLSRMGSIREETLADLTLAQLLAVLRLDSLDVESEKTVCHVAVQWLEAAPKERGPSAAEVFKCVRWAHFPAEDQDYLGGLLTKPIVKKYCLDVIEGALLQLRFGDRLYKSVASKPNNSHGGGGGSSSDSSSSSCNNSSNSVVSVAENPPQRLGMCAKEMVIFFGHPRDPFLCYDPYSGDIYTMPSPLTSLAHTKTITSSAVCVSPDHDIYLAAQPRKDLWVYKPAQNSWHQLADRLLCREGMDVAYLNGYIYILGGRDPITGVKLKEVECYSVQRNQWALVAPVPHSFYSFELIVVQNYLYAVNSKRMLCYDPSHNMWLNCASLKRSDFQEACVFKDEIYCICDIPVMKVYNPARGEWRRISNIPLDSETHNYQIVNHDQKLLLITSTTPQWKKNRVTVYEYDTREDQWINIGTMLGLLQFDSGFICLCARVYPSCLEPGQSFITEEDDARSESSTEWDLDGFSELDSESGSSSSFSDDEVWVQVAPQRNAPDQQGSL; encoded by the coding sequence atgcAGTCCCGGGAAGACGCCCCGCGCTCTCGCCGCCTGGCCAGCCCCCGCGGCGGCAGGCGGCCCAAGAGGGTCTCCAAGCCCTCGGTGTCGGCCTTCTTCACGGGGCCGGAGGAGCTCAAGGACGCGGCCCATTCGGCCGCCCTCCTGGCCCAGCTCAAGTCTTTCTACGACGCGCGGCTGCTGTGCGACGTGACCATCGAGGTGGTGACGCCGGGCAGCGGGCCCGGCACGGGGCGCCTCTTCTCGTGCAACCGCAACGTGCTGGCGGCGGCGTGCCCCTACTTCAAGAGCATGTTCACGGGCGGCATGTACGAGAGCCAGCAGGCCAGCGTGACCATCCACGACGTGGACGCCGAGTCCTTCGAGGTCTTGGTCGACTACTGCTACACCGGCCGCGTGGCCCTGAGCGAGGCCAACGTGCAGCGCCTCTACGCGGCCTCGGACATGCTCCAGCTGGAGTACGTGCGCGAAGCGTGCGCGTCCTTCCTGGCGCGCCGCCTGGACCTGGCCAACTGCACCGCCATCCTCAAGTTCGCCGACGCCTTTGACCATCACCAGCTGCGCGCCCAGGCCCAGGCCTTCATCGCCCACAACTTCAAGCAGCTCAGCCGGATGGGGTCCATTCGGGAGGAGACGCTGGCCGATCTGACCCTGGCGCAGCTGCTGGCCGTCCTGCGCCTGGATAGCCTGGACGTGGAGAGTGAGAAGACCGTGTGCCACGTGGCCGTGCAGTGGCTCGAGGCCGCCCCCAAAGAGCGGGGCCCCAGCGCTGCGGAAGTCTTCAAGTGTGTCCGTTGGGCCCACTTCCCCGCCGAAGATCAGGACTACCTGGGGGGGCTACTGACCAAGCCTATTGTGAAGAAGTACTGCCTGGACGTTATTGAAGGGGCCCTCCTGCAGCTGCGTTTTGGTGATCGGTTGTACAAGTCAGTGGCATCCAAGCCAAATAACAgccacggcggcggcggcggcagcagcagcgacagcagcagcagcagctgcaatAATAGCAGTAACTCTGTTGTATCTGTAGCAGAAAATCCACCCCAGAGGTTGGGCATGTGTGCCAAAGAGATGGTCATCTTTTTCGGACACCCCAGAGATCCTTTTCTCTGCTATGACCCATATTCAGGAGATATTTACACAATGCCGTCTCCGTTGACCAGCTTGGCGCACACTAAGACCATTACCTCCTCAGCTGTTTGTGTCTCTCCAGACCACGACATCTATCTCGCTGCCCAGCCCAGGAAAGACCTATGGGTGTATAAACCAGCCCAAAATAGTTGGCATCAACTGGCAGACCGCTTGCTGTGCCGGGAGGGCATGGATGTGGCATACCTGAATGGCTACATTTACATTTTGGGTGGGCGAGACCCGATTACTGGGGTTAAACTGAAGGAAGTGGAATGCTACAGTGTTCAGAGGAACCAGTGGGCGCTGGTGGCGCCTGTACCCCATTCCTTTTATTCCTTTGAACTGATAGTGGTTCAGAACTATCTTTACGCTGTCAACAGTAAGCGCATGCTCTGCTATGACCCTAGCCATAATATGTGGCTGAATTGTGCGTCTCTTAAACGAAGTGACTTTCAGGAAGCCTGTGTCTTCAAAGATGAAATCTATTGTATTTGTGACATCCCTGTCATGAAGGTCTACAACCCAGCTAGAGGAGAATGGAGGCGGATTAGTAATATTCCATTGGACTCAGAAACCCACAACTACCAGATCGTCAATCATGACCAAAAGTTGCTGCTCATCACTTCTACCACCCCACAGTGGAAAAAGAACCGTGTGACAGTGTATGAATATGACACTAGGGAAGACCAATGGATTAATATTGGTACCATGTTAGGCCTTTTGCAGTTTGACTCTGGCTTTATTTGCTTGTGTGCTCGAGTTTATCCTTCCTGTCTTGAACCTGGTCAGAGCTTCATCACTGAGGAAGATGATGCAAGGAGTGAGTCTAGCACCGAGTGGGACTTAGATGGATTCAGTGAACTGGACTCTGAGTCAGGAAGTTCAAGTTCGTTTTCTGACGATGAAGTCTGGGTTCAGGTTGCACCTCAGCGCAATGCACCAGATCAGCAGggttctttgtaa